In Hymenobacter gelipurpurascens, one DNA window encodes the following:
- a CDS encoding TROVE domain-containing protein — MRFNSTLRNPQPDTINHEGAAAYTLTPALELYAAVATAALQDQFYEKADARLTRLRELVAKNDALFVARLAVYAREQLHLRSVPLVLCVELAKLHRGDNLVSRLVARVVQRADEITELLAYYAQANKRSGTKTLNRLSKQLQKGLAQSFNRFDGYQLAKYDRAGAVRLRDALFLVHPTPQNEAQQALFNQLVSGTLPTPYTWETELSALGQAEYATPEARTAAFRQKWEELIGSGKVGYMALLRNLRNILEAGVAPELVARACATLSDERAVAHSKQLPFRFLAAYREVKALQTGVVPTLLGMLSLRPNPVVDVLAALETAIGYSAANLRGFGPETRVVVACDVSGSMQHPISARSKVLHYDVGLVLGMLLQSRCQNVVAGMFGNTWKRLNLPRGPVLRNVEEFYKREGEVGYSTNGYLVIEDLRRRREMVDKVMLFTDCQLWNSHFNGTSIDKEWAEYRRTVAPNARLYLFDLAGHSTSPLQVHPEHGVALIAGWSDKIFDVLAALESGGSALTAIEAIEV; from the coding sequence ATGCGCTTTAATTCTACCCTTCGCAATCCTCAACCCGATACTATTAACCACGAAGGCGCGGCCGCTTACACGCTCACGCCTGCTCTGGAACTGTATGCGGCTGTAGCTACGGCTGCTTTACAGGACCAGTTCTATGAGAAAGCCGATGCCCGCCTGACGCGCTTGCGCGAGCTGGTAGCGAAAAACGATGCCTTGTTCGTGGCCCGGCTGGCCGTGTATGCCCGCGAACAGCTCCATCTGCGCTCCGTGCCGCTGGTGCTGTGCGTGGAACTGGCCAAGCTGCACCGCGGCGACAACCTCGTGAGCCGCCTGGTGGCCCGCGTGGTGCAGCGCGCCGATGAAATCACGGAGCTACTGGCCTACTACGCCCAGGCTAACAAGCGGAGCGGGACGAAAACCCTCAACCGTCTCTCGAAGCAGCTGCAGAAAGGCCTGGCCCAGAGCTTCAACCGCTTCGATGGCTACCAACTGGCCAAATACGACCGGGCCGGGGCCGTGCGCCTCCGCGACGCGCTGTTTCTGGTGCACCCTACGCCCCAGAATGAGGCCCAGCAAGCCCTGTTCAACCAATTGGTGTCCGGTACGTTGCCCACGCCCTACACTTGGGAAACGGAACTGTCGGCGCTGGGGCAGGCAGAGTATGCCACGCCCGAGGCCCGCACTGCGGCCTTCCGCCAGAAGTGGGAGGAGCTGATTGGCAGCGGCAAAGTGGGCTACATGGCCTTGCTACGGAACCTGCGCAACATCCTGGAAGCAGGAGTAGCCCCGGAGCTGGTGGCGCGGGCCTGTGCTACTCTCTCCGATGAGCGAGCTGTGGCACATAGTAAGCAGCTGCCGTTTCGCTTCTTGGCCGCTTACCGCGAGGTGAAAGCGCTGCAAACGGGCGTGGTGCCTACGTTGCTGGGTATGCTCAGCCTCCGCCCCAACCCGGTGGTAGATGTGCTGGCGGCTCTGGAAACTGCCATTGGCTACAGCGCGGCCAACCTGCGCGGTTTCGGCCCCGAAACCCGCGTGGTGGTAGCCTGCGACGTGTCGGGCTCTATGCAGCATCCTATTTCGGCGCGCAGCAAAGTGCTGCACTACGATGTAGGCCTGGTACTGGGCATGTTGCTGCAGAGTCGATGCCAAAATGTGGTAGCGGGCATGTTCGGCAACACCTGGAAGCGCCTGAACCTGCCCCGCGGGCCGGTGCTGCGCAACGTAGAAGAGTTCTACAAGCGCGAAGGCGAAGTAGGCTACAGCACTAACGGCTACCTCGTTATAGAGGACCTGCGGCGCCGCCGTGAGATGGTAGATAAGGTGATGCTATTCACCGACTGCCAGCTCTGGAACAGCCACTTCAATGGCACCAGCATCGATAAGGAATGGGCTGAGTACCGCCGCACGGTGGCACCCAACGCCCGCCTCTACCTCTTCGACCTGGCCGGCCACAGCACCTCGCCGCTGCAGGTACACCCCGAGCACGGCGTGGCCCTGATAGCAGGCTGGTCGGATAAAATATTCGACGTGTTGGCCGCCCTGGAAAGCGGGGGCTCAGCCCTCACCGCCATCGAAGCAATAGAGGTGTAA
- a CDS encoding RtcB family protein — MASQLRGNDLRQLGFPEGRAIGLALAQLQRKHLKRLSQTDQFTLLKTLLAGPSNFLTDLDWSHTAAALLPAPSRHIQLTERKPYAVFGPEYIEHGAIHQMETAMKLPITVAGALMPDAHHGYGLPIGGVLATDNAVIPYAVGVDIGCRMALSIFALPPKHLEQRVQEMRKLLLDNTRFGNRQGFQRGTKLDHTVLERDEFRDIGFLRNKQATAAEQIGTSGSGNHFVEWGIVDIIDPANELGVPLGQYVGLLSHSGSRGLGASVANHYTKLAKDVCQLPAEAQHLAWLSLESEAGQQYWAAMNLAGDYASACHHQIHQRLAKALGERPLAKVENHHNFAWKERLADGREVVVHRKGATPAGAGVLGIIPGSMTAPGFIVRGRGNADSLASASHGAGRAMSRTRAKQELGEAEVRRYLQQHGIELIGGGVDEAPQAYKDIHAVMQSQQELVDVLGSFTPRIVRMDGAS; from the coding sequence ATGGCTTCTCAATTACGCGGCAACGACCTTCGGCAGCTTGGCTTCCCCGAAGGACGTGCCATCGGGCTCGCGCTGGCTCAACTGCAGCGCAAGCACCTCAAAAGACTCTCCCAAACCGACCAGTTCACCTTGCTGAAGACGTTGCTGGCGGGCCCTTCTAACTTCTTAACCGACCTCGACTGGAGCCACACGGCCGCCGCTTTGCTGCCCGCGCCCAGTCGCCACATCCAGCTCACGGAGCGCAAGCCCTACGCGGTCTTCGGTCCCGAGTACATTGAGCATGGGGCTATCCATCAGATGGAAACGGCCATGAAGCTGCCCATCACGGTAGCCGGCGCCCTCATGCCCGATGCCCACCACGGCTATGGCCTGCCCATTGGCGGGGTGCTGGCTACTGATAACGCCGTGATTCCCTATGCAGTAGGCGTTGACATTGGCTGCCGGATGGCGCTGTCCATATTTGCACTGCCGCCCAAGCACCTGGAGCAGCGCGTACAGGAAATGCGCAAGCTCCTGCTCGATAACACCCGTTTTGGCAACCGCCAAGGTTTCCAGCGAGGTACTAAGCTCGACCATACCGTGCTCGAACGCGACGAATTCCGCGACATCGGCTTTCTGCGCAACAAACAAGCTACGGCCGCCGAGCAGATTGGTACTTCCGGCTCCGGCAACCACTTCGTGGAATGGGGCATTGTGGATATTATCGACCCCGCTAATGAGCTGGGCGTGCCCCTAGGCCAGTATGTAGGCCTGCTTTCACACTCCGGCTCCCGGGGGCTGGGCGCCAGCGTGGCTAACCACTACACCAAGCTGGCCAAGGACGTGTGCCAGTTGCCCGCCGAAGCTCAGCACCTTGCTTGGCTTTCCCTGGAAAGCGAAGCCGGCCAACAATACTGGGCGGCCATGAACCTGGCTGGCGACTACGCCTCCGCGTGTCACCACCAGATTCATCAGCGCCTGGCCAAAGCCCTCGGTGAGCGGCCCCTGGCGAAAGTGGAAAACCACCACAACTTCGCATGGAAAGAACGTTTGGCCGATGGCCGCGAGGTGGTGGTGCACCGGAAAGGCGCCACCCCGGCCGGCGCGGGCGTGCTGGGTATTATCCCCGGTTCCATGACGGCCCCCGGCTTTATTGTGCGGGGCCGCGGCAATGCCGATTCGTTGGCTTCGGCCTCGCACGGGGCCGGCCGGGCCATGTCCCGGACCCGCGCCAAGCAAGAACTGGGCGAGGCCGAAGTGCGGCGCTACCTGCAGCAGCACGGCATCGAACTGATTGGGGGCGGCGTGGATGAGGCACCCCAGGCCTACAAGGACATTCATGCCGTGATGCAGAGCCAGCAGGAGCTGGTAGATGTGCTGGGCTCCTTCACGCCCCGCATTGTACGCATGGACGGGGCCTCCTAG
- a CDS encoding DUF2490 domain-containing protein codes for MKNRVFTAGLSCFLLVASHLTTQAQTPINPTQPWGSWFIGTVQLPGTPENKWGGFAEVQVRTNDIFRHYFYHELKAGLSYDVVKDFTATLAGGRYSTSDYKALKEGPLNREMRLWEQLVMNQYVGPVRFEHRYRVEQRWFSYRGDSTSFRNRLRYRLNAFLPLNAKTITAKTLFLSTYDEIFINPKGPVFERNRLYAGLGYQFNKHLTVQAGWVNQINYNLPTLKQGQFIPQITSAKNNIVLAVAYRLAHKSADHTQETLPSQQD; via the coding sequence ATGAAAAACAGGGTCTTTACCGCCGGCTTAAGCTGTTTTCTGCTGGTTGCCAGCCACCTCACCACGCAGGCACAGACACCAATAAACCCTACCCAGCCTTGGGGAAGCTGGTTTATCGGGACGGTACAGCTGCCGGGCACACCGGAAAACAAATGGGGCGGCTTTGCGGAGGTGCAGGTGCGCACCAACGATATTTTTCGGCACTATTTCTATCATGAGCTGAAGGCAGGCCTGAGCTACGATGTGGTAAAGGACTTTACCGCAACGCTGGCTGGTGGCCGCTATTCTACTTCCGATTATAAAGCCCTAAAGGAAGGACCACTGAACCGGGAAATGCGTTTGTGGGAGCAGCTGGTCATGAATCAGTATGTGGGGCCGGTGCGGTTTGAGCACCGGTATCGGGTGGAGCAGCGCTGGTTTTCGTATCGCGGCGACAGCACCTCGTTCCGAAACCGGCTACGCTACCGGTTGAACGCGTTCCTGCCCCTGAACGCCAAAACTATTACCGCTAAAACCCTCTTCCTATCAACCTACGACGAGATATTTATCAACCCGAAAGGGCCAGTATTCGAGCGAAACAGGTTGTATGCCGGCTTAGGCTACCAGTTCAACAAGCACCTGACGGTGCAGGCAGGGTGGGTAAATCAAATCAACTACAACCTGCCCACCCTGAAGCAGGGACAGTTTATCCCGCAGATCACTTCCGCCAAGAATAATATTGTACTGGCAGTGGCCTACCGGCTGGCGCACAAGTCCGCCGATCATACCCAGGAAACCCTGCCCTCACAGCAGGACTAA
- a CDS encoding OsmC family peroxiredoxin produces MSLLRNATAHWYGRGSDGLGQLDTGSAVLQHTPYSYTTRFAEGVGTNPEELIAAAHAGCLSMKLAFNLQVAGYTATHINTRCEVAMREGMVTESALTVEALVPGLSPERFQELVADAQQNCAVSKLLNAAIRCEATLLPSVVA; encoded by the coding sequence ATGTCACTACTTCGCAATGCTACGGCCCATTGGTATGGTCGGGGTTCAGACGGGCTAGGCCAGCTGGATACCGGTAGCGCCGTGCTGCAGCACACGCCCTATTCCTACACAACCCGCTTTGCCGAAGGAGTAGGTACCAACCCCGAAGAGCTGATTGCCGCTGCTCACGCGGGCTGCTTGTCCATGAAGCTAGCCTTCAACCTGCAGGTAGCCGGCTACACGGCCACTCATATCAACACTCGTTGCGAAGTGGCCATGCGCGAAGGAATGGTAACCGAGTCGGCCCTGACGGTGGAAGCACTAGTGCCCGGCCTTTCCCCGGAGCGTTTTCAGGAACTGGTGGCCGATGCGCAGCAGAATTGCGCGGTGTCTAAGCTGCTGAATGCGGCCATCCGGTGCGAGGCTACACTGCTACCCTCGGTAGTGGCTTAG
- a CDS encoding MOSC domain-containing protein: MPFPFFGDDKSTIAQLLNTLPQTGRLEWIGLRPARREAMLSVEEATVETDRHLAGDHARPKAGGKRQITLIQQEHLAAVSGFLGLSEPVAPGRLRRNLAVSGLNLLALKNKRIAIGPEVVLEISGECHPCSRMEEELGPGGYNAMRGHGGLTARIIAGGLIRVGDEVRVTTAE; this comes from the coding sequence ATGCCTTTCCCCTTTTTCGGCGACGACAAATCGACTATTGCCCAACTGCTCAACACGCTTCCACAAACTGGTCGGCTGGAGTGGATAGGCCTACGCCCGGCGCGCCGGGAAGCCATGCTCTCGGTGGAGGAAGCAACCGTAGAAACCGACCGTCATTTGGCCGGCGACCATGCCCGACCCAAGGCCGGCGGCAAACGCCAAATCACCCTGATTCAGCAGGAGCACCTGGCGGCGGTGTCAGGTTTCCTAGGCCTGTCCGAACCCGTTGCGCCGGGGCGGTTGCGCCGGAACCTGGCGGTGAGCGGCCTCAACCTGCTGGCCCTGAAAAACAAACGCATAGCCATTGGCCCCGAGGTGGTGCTGGAAATCTCGGGAGAGTGCCACCCATGCTCGCGCATGGAAGAAGAACTGGGCCCCGGTGGCTACAACGCCATGCGCGGCCACGGAGGACTCACGGCGCGCATTATTGCGGGCGGCCTCATCCGGGTGGGCGACGAAGTACGCGTGACAACGGCCGAATAG
- a CDS encoding Dps family protein, with protein MAKTTTKNTAVAAKAAAPKKAAAPKANNQASSNGTKGPSVQPVLNQQFNAPAPLQKYGTVSQRLPIGLDAPTRQESVEMLNQMLADTCSIRDMYKKHHWQVVGPTFYQLHLLYDKHYEEQDALIDMIAERIQILGGVAVAMAADIAEVTSIPRPPRDREEAPVQVSRLLEAHQIILKNCHDYAKRADDSGDDGTNDLIVSNVMRTNEMQVWFMSEHVVDTPLARAE; from the coding sequence ATGGCTAAGACCACCACCAAAAATACGGCCGTAGCGGCAAAAGCTGCGGCTCCTAAGAAAGCGGCAGCGCCCAAAGCAAACAACCAGGCTTCCTCTAACGGAACCAAAGGCCCCAGCGTACAGCCGGTCCTGAATCAGCAGTTTAATGCACCAGCTCCGCTCCAGAAGTATGGCACTGTTTCTCAGCGCCTGCCCATCGGGCTGGATGCTCCTACGCGCCAGGAAAGCGTGGAAATGCTCAACCAGATGCTCGCCGATACCTGCTCTATCCGCGACATGTACAAAAAGCACCATTGGCAGGTAGTAGGCCCTACTTTTTACCAGCTGCACTTGCTCTACGATAAGCACTACGAAGAGCAGGATGCCCTTATTGATATGATTGCCGAGCGCATTCAGATTTTGGGGGGTGTAGCCGTAGCCATGGCCGCCGACATTGCAGAGGTAACCAGCATTCCGCGTCCGCCCCGCGACCGGGAAGAGGCGCCCGTACAGGTGTCGCGCCTGCTGGAAGCGCACCAGATTATCCTCAAAAACTGCCACGACTACGCCAAACGGGCCGACGATTCGGGCGATGATGGCACCAACGACCTCATTGTGAGCAATGTGATGCGCACCAACGAGATGCAGGTGTGGTTCATGTCGGAGCACGTAGTGGATACGCCGCTGGCCCGCGCTGAGTAA